A genome region from Trichocoleus sp. includes the following:
- the rsmH gene encoding 16S rRNA (cytosine(1402)-N(4))-methyltransferase RsmH has translation MSQSLSHSEAADPIGNSAPFVHLSVLGQEVVEGLAICPGGHYLDATAGGGGHSALILKAAPEVRVTAIDQDITAIQAAQANLAEFSDRVTFHNTNFVEYSPKETEFDGVLADLGVSSPQFDTAERGFSFRQTAPLDMRMDQRQDLTAAEIVNTWDEVELARIFFTYGEERLSRRIARRIVDKRPFETTTQLAETIFYAVPSSYRHGRIHPATRTFQALRIAVNRELEVLETFLKQAPLWLKPGGRIVVISFHSLEDRIVKHSFKESEILRVITKKPIVPTEAEMKTNVRSRSAKLRVAERQA, from the coding sequence TTGAGTCAATCTTTGAGCCATTCTGAAGCTGCTGATCCGATCGGAAATTCTGCCCCGTTTGTTCATCTCTCTGTTCTCGGTCAGGAGGTGGTTGAAGGACTGGCGATCTGTCCGGGCGGACATTATCTAGATGCAACGGCGGGTGGCGGTGGGCATAGTGCGCTGATTCTCAAAGCGGCTCCAGAGGTGCGGGTCACAGCGATCGATCAAGATATCACGGCGATTCAGGCAGCTCAGGCAAATCTGGCAGAATTTAGCGATCGGGTGACGTTCCACAATACAAACTTTGTAGAATACAGCCCCAAGGAAACGGAGTTTGACGGAGTTCTGGCAGACCTGGGCGTTAGTTCACCCCAGTTTGATACCGCAGAAAGAGGCTTTAGTTTCCGGCAAACGGCTCCGCTGGATATGCGAATGGATCAGCGCCAAGACCTGACAGCGGCAGAGATCGTTAATACCTGGGATGAGGTGGAGTTAGCGCGAATCTTTTTTACTTATGGTGAGGAGCGGTTATCACGGCGGATTGCGCGGCGAATTGTCGACAAACGACCATTTGAAACCACAACACAATTGGCAGAAACAATCTTTTATGCCGTTCCATCCTCCTATCGCCACGGCAGAATTCATCCGGCAACGCGCACATTCCAGGCGCTCCGGATTGCAGTCAATCGAGAGTTAGAAGTTCTGGAAACCTTTCTGAAACAGGCTCCCCTCTGGCTCAAGCCAGGCGGCAGAATTGTTGTCATCAGCTTTCATAGTCTGGAAGACCGCATTGTAAAGCACTCTTTCAAAGAATCAGAAATCTTACGAGTGATTACTAAAAAACCGATCGTCCCAACGGAAGCCGAGATGAAAACGAATGTCCGATCGCGCTCCGCCAAGCTGCGAGTTGCTGAACGCCAGGCATAA
- a CDS encoding LysR substrate-binding domain-containing protein has protein sequence MIHATLHQLKVFEATARHGSFTRAAEELFLTQPTVSMQVKQLTKAIGLPLFEQVGKRLFLTEAGRELFSSCQEIFERLEQLEMTVANLKGMKQGRLRLAVITTTKYFMPRLLGPFCQKYAGIDVSLTVTNHEHVIERLANNQDDLYVMSQLPEHIDIKTHPFLENPLVVVAPVNHPLAKEKHISLKRLAEEPFIMREPGSGTRGAFQKLLDAHQLSVKVRLELGSNEAIKQAIAGGLGLSVLSRHTLAIDATASELAILDVEGFPIQRQWYVVYLAGKQLSVVANTFLEYLQEAATGISDAYMALPWQRERETVKPEDVEPEIVQV, from the coding sequence TTGATTCACGCGACCCTACACCAACTCAAAGTCTTTGAAGCCACTGCCCGTCACGGTAGCTTCACCCGCGCTGCGGAAGAACTATTTTTGACTCAACCCACGGTTTCCATGCAGGTCAAGCAATTGACAAAGGCGATCGGTTTACCCCTGTTTGAGCAAGTGGGGAAGCGATTGTTTTTAACCGAAGCTGGACGAGAGCTTTTTTCTTCCTGTCAAGAGATCTTTGAGCGACTTGAACAGCTTGAAATGACTGTTGCCAACTTGAAGGGCATGAAGCAAGGACGATTGCGGCTCGCTGTGATCACGACGACAAAGTACTTTATGCCGCGCTTGCTAGGTCCTTTTTGTCAGAAATACGCTGGTATTGATGTCTCCCTAACAGTCACCAACCATGAACATGTAATTGAACGGTTGGCGAACAATCAAGATGATCTGTATGTGATGAGTCAGCTGCCAGAGCATATCGACATCAAAACTCACCCTTTTCTGGAAAACCCCCTGGTGGTGGTTGCCCCTGTAAATCATCCTTTAGCCAAGGAAAAGCACATTTCCCTGAAAAGATTGGCAGAAGAACCCTTCATCATGCGAGAACCGGGTTCTGGTACAAGGGGCGCGTTCCAAAAACTGCTGGACGCTCACCAACTTTCAGTGAAAGTGCGGCTAGAGTTGGGCAGCAATGAGGCAATTAAACAAGCAATTGCAGGCGGGTTGGGGCTATCTGTTTTGTCACGGCATACGCTGGCGATCGATGCTACAGCGAGTGAACTCGCCATTCTGGATGTAGAAGGTTTCCCGATTCAGCGTCAGTGGTATGTGGTTTACCTGGCAGGCAAACAGCTTTCCGTTGTCGCAAATACTTTCCTGGAATATTTGCAGGAAGCCGCAACTGGTATCTCCGATGCTTATATGGCGTTGCCCTGGCAAAGAGAGCGAGAAACCGTGAAACCAGAGGATGTTGAGCCGGAAATCGTGCAGGTTTAG
- a CDS encoding HEAT repeat domain-containing protein has product MYDDIDDLTVLNAELESDPLDDIEPFNEAEEKPDPEVMLRLLDSPNNQQKMLAARAFCELEDDRSIPYLISLLTDACPLIRVSAAYGLGRNPSPDAVEPLINQLQRDWNGYVRKGIVWALGNCHDRRALDPLTKALKTDISAVRLWAASALAQMSSVTYEAMITAMPPLIEALRRDPVAAVRSNCAWAIGQLCRELPSNVVYATAIDSLIEAFAEDEELGVREDARTAMLKVGDPRGLQVIETIEQEGLL; this is encoded by the coding sequence ATGTATGACGATATCGATGACCTGACGGTACTCAACGCCGAACTTGAATCCGACCCTCTGGATGACATTGAGCCTTTCAACGAGGCTGAAGAAAAGCCCGATCCAGAGGTAATGTTGCGTCTGCTGGACTCACCTAACAACCAGCAGAAAATGTTGGCTGCCCGCGCTTTCTGTGAACTGGAAGACGATCGCTCAATTCCTTATCTGATCAGTCTGCTCACAGATGCCTGCCCCCTGATTCGTGTCAGTGCTGCTTATGGACTTGGACGGAACCCCAGCCCTGATGCAGTTGAGCCGCTAATCAATCAACTCCAGCGCGACTGGAATGGCTACGTTCGGAAGGGAATCGTCTGGGCATTGGGCAACTGCCACGATCGGCGCGCCCTCGATCCCTTAACAAAGGCACTCAAAACAGATATTTCTGCTGTTCGGCTCTGGGCTGCGAGTGCCCTGGCGCAGATGTCGAGTGTCACCTATGAAGCAATGATTACGGCAATGCCTCCCCTAATTGAAGCCCTCCGCCGCGATCCGGTGGCTGCGGTGCGAAGTAATTGTGCCTGGGCAATTGGACAACTCTGCCGCGAACTGCCGTCAAACGTGGTTTATGCAACAGCGATCGATTCTCTGATTGAAGCCTTTGCTGAAGACGAAGAACTGGGCGTGCGAGAAGATGCTCGGACAGCAATGCTCAAAGTTGGCGATCCACGCGGCTTGCAGGTGATCGAAACGATCGAACAAGAAGGCTTACTGTAG
- a CDS encoding NAD(P)H-quinone oxidoreductase subunit H: protein MSMIETKTEPMVLNMGPHHPSMHGVLRLIVTLDGEDVIDCEPVIGYLHRGMEKIAENRTNIMYVPYVSRWDYAEGMFNEAVTVNAPEKLADIPVPRRASYIRVIMLELNRIANHLLWLGPFLADVGAQTPFFYIFRERELIYDLWEAATGYRMVNNNYFRIGGVAADLPYGWVDKCVDFCDYFLPKVDEYEKLITNNPIFRRRVEGVGTVSRDEAINWGLSGPMLRASGVKWDLRKVDHYECYDDFDWDVIWATEGDCMARYRVRIQEMRESVKIIRQAIKGLPGGPYENLEAKRMQEGPKSEWNSFDYQFLGKKIAPTFKIPKGEHYVRVESGKGELGIYIIGDDSVFPWRWKIRAADFVNLQILPHLLKGVKVADIVAILGSIDVIMGSVDR, encoded by the coding sequence ATGTCCATGATCGAAACCAAAACCGAACCGATGGTGCTCAACATGGGACCTCATCACCCGTCGATGCACGGCGTGTTAAGGCTCATTGTCACCCTCGACGGTGAAGATGTGATTGACTGTGAACCGGTAATTGGCTATCTGCACCGGGGCATGGAAAAGATCGCGGAAAACCGCACCAACATTATGTATGTCCCTTACGTCAGCCGTTGGGACTATGCGGAAGGAATGTTTAATGAAGCCGTGACGGTGAATGCGCCTGAAAAATTGGCAGATATTCCCGTTCCCCGGCGCGCCAGCTATATCCGTGTGATCATGCTGGAACTGAACCGCATCGCCAACCATCTGCTGTGGCTTGGTCCTTTCCTGGCGGACGTTGGTGCACAAACGCCCTTCTTCTACATCTTCCGTGAACGGGAACTCATTTATGACCTGTGGGAAGCAGCAACAGGCTACCGCATGGTCAACAACAACTACTTCCGCATTGGTGGGGTTGCCGCAGACCTACCCTATGGCTGGGTTGATAAATGCGTGGACTTCTGCGACTACTTCCTGCCCAAAGTTGATGAGTATGAAAAACTGATCACCAACAACCCTATCTTTCGTCGCCGTGTCGAAGGCGTGGGCACTGTCTCCCGTGATGAAGCGATCAATTGGGGTTTGTCAGGTCCAATGCTGCGTGCCTCTGGCGTGAAGTGGGATCTGCGGAAGGTGGATCATTACGAGTGCTACGACGACTTTGATTGGGATGTAATTTGGGCAACCGAAGGCGACTGCATGGCTCGCTATCGGGTTCGCATTCAGGAAATGCGCGAATCGGTGAAAATTATTCGTCAGGCAATTAAAGGTCTGCCGGGTGGTCCTTACGAGAACCTGGAAGCGAAGCGGATGCAGGAAGGTCCGAAGTCAGAGTGGAATAGCTTTGACTATCAGTTCCTTGGCAAAAAGATTGCGCCGACGTTCAAGATTCCCAAAGGTGAACATTATGTCCGCGTCGAGAGCGGCAAAGGCGAACTGGGAATTTATATCATCGGGGATGATAGCGTATTCCCCTGGCGCTGGAAAATCCGCGCAGCCGACTTCGTAAACCTACAAATTCTGCCGCACCTGCTGAAGGGCGTGAAGGTTGCCGATATTGTGGCGATCTTGGGCAGTATTGATGTGATTATGGGTTCGGTCGATCGCTAA
- a CDS encoding fasciclin domain-containing protein: MADIVDIAVGAGSFNTLVTAVKAANLVDVLKSPGPFTVFAPNDEAFAKLPPGTITTLVQNIPQLSRILTFHVVPGKLMKEDLAKLGTVTSIEGSPIPIDCSDGFEVKNATVVAADIEADNGVIHVLDRVILMG, translated from the coding sequence ATGGCAGATATTGTTGATATTGCAGTTGGGGCAGGGTCGTTTAATACCCTGGTGACTGCCGTGAAAGCCGCAAACCTGGTTGATGTTTTAAAGAGTCCGGGACCCTTCACGGTGTTTGCTCCCAACGATGAGGCATTTGCGAAACTTCCGCCCGGAACGATTACAACACTGGTACAGAACATCCCTCAGCTATCACGGATTCTTACCTTTCATGTCGTTCCTGGAAAGCTGATGAAGGAAGATTTAGCAAAGCTGGGAACCGTGACTTCCATTGAAGGTTCACCGATTCCGATCGACTGTTCTGATGGGTTTGAGGTGAAAAATGCCACCGTTGTTGCAGCCGATATTGAAGCCGACAATGGCGTGATTCACGTTCTCGATCGAGTTATCCTGATGGGCTAA
- a CDS encoding GNAT family N-acetyltransferase: MNINSLPETDRLIIRNWNPDTEAEQAFQIYRDPEVSRFLGEPDESVEARREKLRQRNQKHRDLNEGSGYWAMEEKTTGELLGTIILQRLPDGAGNLTPEWEVGWHLKKSAWGKGYATEAGKAAIDYGFAVLKLPIIYAVVKPENHASIRVTQRLGMTPKDEPLDITVLISNCLNFDRPTSPINQTTVL; this comes from the coding sequence ATGAACATAAATAGTTTGCCGGAAACCGATCGCCTCATCATTCGCAATTGGAATCCTGATACTGAAGCGGAACAGGCTTTCCAGATCTATCGCGACCCAGAAGTCTCGCGTTTTTTGGGTGAACCAGATGAGAGTGTCGAAGCGCGACGAGAGAAACTGCGACAGCGAAACCAGAAACATCGAGATCTGAATGAGGGAAGTGGCTATTGGGCAATGGAGGAAAAAACTACTGGGGAACTGCTAGGCACAATCATTTTGCAACGATTACCAGATGGTGCAGGCAATCTGACGCCAGAGTGGGAAGTGGGCTGGCATCTGAAAAAATCAGCCTGGGGCAAGGGATATGCAACGGAAGCAGGCAAGGCAGCGATCGACTATGGCTTTGCGGTGCTAAAACTCCCCATTATTTATGCAGTCGTTAAACCTGAAAATCATGCATCAATTCGCGTCACGCAAAGATTGGGCATGACCCCAAAGGACGAACCACTCGATATTACGGTACTGATCTCGAACTGTTTGAACTTCGATCGCCCCACCTCACCCATTAACCAAACAACCGTACTTTAG